A genomic window from Desulfobacterales bacterium includes:
- a CDS encoding RNA polymerase factor sigma-32, which translates to MKKAYQNKPENNRSASERLMEAENDLEAEPAEDSDDTVDSDFIDSPDHVEVKKKITKTSGVTDDTAIVKYDPLQRYLKELSRYRLLTREEEREYARRVIELEDRDAAYVLVTSNLRLVVKIALEFQRIWMQNLLDLIQEGNIGLMQAVKKFDPYKNVKFSYYASFWIKAYILKFIMDNWRLVKIGTTQGQRKLFFKLKKEKQQLIDEGFDPKPKLLSERLGVSEREIVDMDQRLDSWDVSLDSPLKNDSDTERMDFLSAEVESVEDQVAKKQMEAMLHDKITEFRKKMTPRELEIFDLRIFSDSPVTLQDIGDRYGISRERVRQVEKNVIKKMRSFFKQEIPDYQAYSQSGE; encoded by the coding sequence ATGAAAAAAGCTTATCAAAACAAGCCGGAGAATAATCGGTCGGCATCGGAGCGCCTTATGGAAGCGGAGAATGATTTAGAGGCGGAACCGGCGGAAGATTCAGATGACACGGTGGATTCCGATTTCATCGACAGCCCCGATCATGTCGAAGTAAAAAAGAAAATTACCAAGACTTCGGGCGTAACCGATGATACAGCCATCGTGAAATATGATCCGCTGCAGCGTTATCTTAAGGAATTAAGTCGATACCGGTTGCTGACCAGAGAAGAGGAAAGAGAATATGCTCGGAGGGTTATAGAGCTGGAGGATCGCGATGCGGCCTATGTCTTGGTTACATCCAATCTGAGGCTGGTCGTAAAAATCGCGCTTGAATTTCAGCGAATATGGATGCAAAACCTCCTGGACCTGATTCAGGAGGGAAATATCGGGCTCATGCAGGCGGTTAAAAAATTCGATCCTTATAAGAACGTTAAGTTTTCGTACTATGCATCATTTTGGATAAAGGCCTATATTCTAAAGTTTATTATGGATAATTGGCGCTTGGTCAAAATCGGGACAACCCAGGGCCAACGAAAACTGTTTTTTAAGTTAAAAAAGGAAAAACAACAGCTGATTGATGAAGGCTTTGATCCGAAACCGAAGTTGCTTTCTGAAAGATTGGGGGTTTCGGAACGAGAAATCGTTGATATGGATCAGCGGCTTGACAGCTGGGATGTGTCATTGGATTCGCCGTTGAAGAACGACTCCGATACTGAGCGTATGGATTTTTTAAGCGCTGAGGTCGAATCCGTAGAAGACCAGGTTGCCAAAAAGCAGATGGAGGCGATGCTTCATGATAAAATTACCGAATTTCGAAAAAAGATGACGCCGAGGGAACTGGAAATTTTTGATCTGCGCATCTTCTCGGATTCGCCGGTAACGCTTCAGGATATCGGGGATCGTTACGGCATATCAAGAGAGCGTGTACGGCAGGTTGAAAAGAACGTCATTAAAAAGATGAGAAGTTTTTTCAAACAAGAAATTCCCGACTATCAGGCGTATTCCCAGAGCGGTGAGTAA
- a CDS encoding RimK family alpha-L-glutamate ligase yields the protein MSHPLERKVIALEARLRECRNVVTLGVKPNFSDYSPEEARMIRSAKKIYYPSSFYADLFETAGIRTFPSYHTYKCVQDKIRQSTLFQLLRIQHPKTRFYYGKKQQQKITEHFDFPFIGKIPRGSAMGRGVYLISTTDELQAYLADTDLAYIQTYLPIDRDMRIVVIGSRVVHSYWRVAPEGDFRSNVAVGGNILMNPVPEEALNLARRTARECRWDDVGIDICCHEGTYYVLEANMKYGKEGFRKAGIDYWRLMEQLIENEEI from the coding sequence ATGAGTCACCCCTTGGAACGAAAAGTGATTGCATTGGAAGCCAGGCTGCGCGAATGCCGCAATGTGGTCACCCTGGGCGTAAAACCGAATTTTTCAGATTACAGCCCTGAAGAAGCCCGAATGATTCGATCTGCAAAAAAGATCTATTACCCCTCATCCTTTTACGCGGATTTATTTGAAACCGCCGGAATCCGGACATTTCCCAGCTATCACACGTATAAATGCGTTCAGGATAAAATCAGACAAAGCACCTTGTTCCAATTGCTTCGAATTCAACACCCCAAAACCCGTTTTTATTATGGAAAGAAACAACAACAAAAAATAACGGAACATTTCGATTTCCCTTTTATCGGGAAAATACCCCGTGGGTCTGCCATGGGCAGGGGCGTTTATCTCATTTCCACTACCGACGAATTACAGGCTTATCTGGCTGACACGGATCTGGCTTATATTCAGACCTATCTGCCCATTGATCGGGATATGCGGATTGTCGTGATCGGCTCACGGGTGGTTCACAGTTACTGGCGGGTCGCTCCTGAAGGAGATTTCAGAAGCAATGTGGCGGTGGGGGGAAACATCCTGATGAATCCCGTGCCCGAGGAGGCGTTGAATCTTGCACGGCGCACGGCCCGGGAATGCCGTTGGGATGATGTCGGCATCGATATCTGTTGTCATGAAGGAACCTATTATGTACTTGAAGCCAATATGAAATATGGAAAGGAGGGCTTCCGGAAAGCGGGTATTGATTATTGGCGGTTAATGGAGCAATTGATTGAAAATGAAGAAATTTAA
- a CDS encoding aldehyde dehydrogenase family protein, whose amino-acid sequence MPDKNLCPLMCIDGKLVGSSSKKTITVINPANEEVIGMVPAATVEDVEAAVKAARRAFDSGVWSHSTPAQRAEALMRMVALLAENQQELMDIVTKETGATAMKAFVEIGMPQQLLTYYADLIRSPVRYDIGHVSPLSDDAAPYSHGFVQRKPHGVCVGITPWNFPFVLGFLKIAPALAAGNTIIIKPPSEAPLSMMVFGQMMQKANILPPGVFNVITGSGRVAGEALAAHPLVDKVAFTGSTEVGRRIMALAAPTIKVVSLELGGKSANIILDDADLNLAIDASLFGFLFHSGQVCISGTRMFAPKSKYEEILMRLADRASKVVVGDPTDPATTMGPIFSRAQKETIDAYIQAGIEEGARLVYGGKPLMGKPFDKGFWVGPTIFADVNNDMKIAREEIFGPVLSVIPYETEEEAIQMANDTIYGLAGGVFSTNYARAVRVAKRLRTGTVWINTWHTQGCNTPFSGWKQSGLGTELGVEGLLAYTKSKYIHVDLVCDGPSRYSFLFSGK is encoded by the coding sequence ATGCCAGACAAGAACCTTTGTCCTTTAATGTGCATTGATGGAAAACTGGTTGGGAGTTCATCCAAAAAGACTATCACCGTCATTAACCCGGCCAATGAAGAAGTGATCGGGATGGTTCCCGCAGCTACAGTGGAAGACGTCGAAGCGGCCGTGAAAGCGGCACGCAGGGCGTTTGACAGCGGCGTATGGAGCCATTCGACTCCAGCCCAACGTGCTGAGGCGTTAATGCGCATGGTGGCGCTATTGGCCGAGAATCAGCAAGAACTGATGGATATTGTGACAAAAGAAACGGGTGCGACCGCCATGAAAGCCTTTGTGGAAATCGGAATGCCCCAGCAGCTTTTAACCTATTACGCCGATCTGATCCGCTCGCCGGTAAGATATGATATTGGACATGTTTCCCCCCTGAGTGATGATGCCGCCCCTTACAGCCATGGGTTTGTTCAGCGAAAGCCGCATGGCGTTTGCGTAGGGATTACGCCTTGGAATTTTCCGTTTGTTCTGGGGTTTCTGAAGATTGCACCCGCGTTGGCTGCCGGCAATACGATTATCATCAAACCGCCCAGTGAAGCGCCGCTGTCCATGATGGTATTCGGCCAAATGATGCAGAAAGCCAATATCCTGCCGCCGGGTGTATTTAACGTCATCACCGGAAGCGGCCGGGTAGCGGGAGAGGCCCTGGCCGCCCATCCCTTGGTCGACAAAGTGGCGTTTACCGGCTCTACGGAAGTCGGTAGGCGTATTATGGCGCTAGCGGCACCCACCATTAAAGTGGTTTCTTTGGAATTGGGCGGCAAGTCGGCCAATATTATCCTGGACGATGCGGATCTGAATCTTGCCATTGATGCGTCCTTGTTTGGGTTTCTGTTTCATAGCGGCCAAGTGTGCATTTCCGGAACGCGGATGTTTGCGCCGAAGAGCAAATACGAGGAAATTCTCATGCGTTTGGCGGACCGCGCATCGAAGGTCGTTGTCGGCGATCCGACTGATCCTGCCACCACTATGGGACCTATCTTCTCCCGCGCACAGAAAGAGACCATCGACGCCTATATTCAGGCGGGAATAGAAGAAGGGGCTCGACTGGTATACGGCGGTAAACCGTTGATGGGAAAGCCTTTTGACAAAGGGTTCTGGGTGGGTCCCACCATTTTTGCCGATGTTAACAATGATATGAAAATCGCCCGCGAGGAGATTTTCGGACCGGTCCTCTCGGTTATCCCCTATGAGACGGAAGAGGAGGCGATTCAAATGGCCAATGACACCATCTACGGATTGGCCGGCGGTGTGTTTTCCACAAATTATGCCCGCGCGGTGCGTGTGGCAAAACGACTGCGCACCGGGACTGTCTGGATCAATACCTGGCATACTCAGGGGTGCAACACGCCCTTTTCCGGTTGGAAGCAAAGCGGCTTGGGCACGGAGTTGGGTGTTGAGGGGCTGCTGGCATACACCAAATCCAAGTATATTCATGTCGATTTGGTCTGCGATGGTCCGTCTCGTTACTCATTTTTATTCAGCGGCAAATAA
- a CDS encoding phosphotransferase family protein, producing the protein MQTIDKSRPPVEWIAHLEKRFPCEREINRVLRRKLLRRAGPPYTPVQLETLVKGIEGLLRSEIDGEFRLSEPSWLTGGASKLQMAFKLTWQQPGVGRVSTPMVLRMEPAESINETSRLREFQIIKAFEGHIPVPPVYGIDEEGKYLPYPAIIYGFIPGVTKPSGGAGTVSGVGTQFTPEIRSKLIPQFITYYTQIHRYDWRQADLGAFDVSAPGTQAAEWQLNWLERLWEEDSNEDVPLLRLAIAWMRKNMPPAETISVIHSDYRTGNYLYTEHDCQITAILDWELAHLGDRHEDIAYTFQKVFGNMDADGKTFLVCGLMTESEFYEAYEKASGVSVNRKAVDFYRIMGSCKAAVYTLGTNYRISRGGKTHQDILQAWLLGISYKILETLRLQLEEVI; encoded by the coding sequence ATGCAAACGATAGACAAAAGCCGTCCCCCTGTCGAATGGATAGCGCACCTGGAAAAACGATTCCCCTGTGAAAGGGAAATAAACCGCGTGCTGAGGCGCAAGCTTCTTCGCCGCGCCGGGCCGCCCTATACACCGGTTCAACTTGAGACCTTGGTTAAGGGCATAGAAGGCTTGCTTCGATCGGAAATCGACGGAGAGTTCCGCCTGTCGGAGCCGTCCTGGCTGACGGGGGGCGCATCCAAGCTGCAAATGGCATTCAAGCTCACCTGGCAGCAGCCCGGTGTCGGCCGGGTGTCAACACCGATGGTTCTGCGCATGGAACCGGCTGAATCCATCAATGAAACCAGTCGGCTTCGGGAGTTTCAAATAATTAAGGCATTTGAAGGCCACATTCCGGTGCCGCCTGTCTATGGGATTGACGAGGAAGGGAAATACCTTCCATACCCGGCTATTATATACGGATTTATTCCGGGTGTGACCAAGCCATCGGGAGGCGCCGGGACGGTTTCGGGGGTCGGCACCCAATTCACCCCTGAGATTCGATCGAAGCTGATTCCTCAGTTTATAACGTACTATACGCAGATCCACCGTTACGACTGGCGTCAAGCCGATCTCGGCGCATTCGATGTCTCCGCTCCCGGCACGCAAGCGGCAGAGTGGCAGTTGAATTGGTTGGAGCGGCTGTGGGAAGAGGATAGTAACGAGGATGTGCCGCTGTTGCGTCTCGCAATCGCATGGATGCGCAAGAACATGCCGCCGGCAGAGACCATTTCCGTTATCCATTCAGATTATCGGACCGGAAATTATCTTTATACCGAGCATGATTGCCAAATTACCGCGATTCTTGACTGGGAATTGGCCCATTTGGGGGACCGGCATGAGGATATCGCCTATACTTTTCAGAAGGTGTTTGGCAATATGGATGCGGACGGCAAAACCTTTCTGGTATGCGGTCTGATGACGGAATCGGAATTTTACGAGGCATATGAGAAAGCGTCCGGGGTGTCCGTTAATCGCAAGGCGGTGGACTTTTACAGAATCATGGGGTCATGCAAGGCGGCGGTTTATACGCTTGGCACCAATTACCGCATATCCCGCGGCGGCAAAACCCACCAGGATATTCTTCAAGCGTGGCTTCTCGGCATTTCCTACAAGATTCTGGAAACCCTGCGACTTCAACTTGAGGAGGTGATCTGA
- a CDS encoding aminoglycoside phosphotransferase family protein gives MSKHTNNTVLTALKIAGFMCLERITRPKARRIEDVPCSVEAITPEWLTAALCKDVPGARVTRMDITGSSTGTHTRHRLKLTYNDEGLKANLPKSIFTKSLPTLTNRMIGGFNNTSLVEGRFFTEIRPLLNIEAPIGYHAAFDRRSFAAVLLMEDLVATKNATFCNYKTNVTREMAEDMIDLLALLHARFYGDQTLETRFRWLADYQTWFKIGAKKMRVEYYTDKAFDEAAHMIPGDLMARRHEVWPAIMKGLTIHGAHPKCLLHSDVHIGNWYQTGAGKMALCDWQCASKGHWARDVAFAVSAGLTTENRRAWEKDLLARYLDRLHEHTGVRLDLNQSWNLYRQQILQAFWNWTITLCHSPLLPNMQTEETTLTNIQRIAAAISDLGCLDSF, from the coding sequence ATGTCAAAACACACCAATAACACCGTTCTCACTGCGCTAAAAATCGCGGGATTTATGTGTTTGGAAAGAATAACCCGGCCAAAGGCCAGACGGATTGAAGATGTTCCCTGTTCGGTTGAGGCGATCACGCCCGAGTGGCTTACGGCGGCCCTTTGCAAAGACGTTCCGGGTGCCCGGGTCACCCGAATGGACATCACCGGCTCAAGCACCGGAACCCACACCCGCCACCGCCTTAAGTTAACCTATAACGACGAGGGCCTGAAGGCGAATCTGCCGAAATCCATTTTTACCAAATCGCTGCCCACGCTCACCAACCGCATGATCGGGGGGTTCAACAATACCTCCCTGGTCGAGGGCCGGTTTTTTACCGAGATTCGTCCCCTGCTGAATATCGAGGCGCCGATCGGTTATCATGCCGCTTTTGACCGGCGAAGCTTTGCCGCCGTTTTGTTGATGGAAGATCTTGTTGCAACGAAAAACGCAACGTTTTGCAATTATAAAACCAATGTGACCCGCGAAATGGCGGAAGACATGATCGACCTGCTGGCCTTGCTGCATGCGCGCTTTTACGGGGATCAAACGCTTGAGACGCGTTTTCGATGGCTCGCCGACTACCAGACCTGGTTCAAAATCGGTGCCAAAAAAATGCGGGTCGAATATTACACGGACAAGGCGTTTGACGAAGCCGCGCACATGATTCCCGGCGATCTGATGGCCAGACGGCATGAAGTGTGGCCGGCCATCATGAAGGGATTGACGATTCACGGCGCGCATCCCAAATGCCTGCTTCATTCCGATGTTCATATCGGCAATTGGTATCAGACGGGTGCTGGCAAAATGGCGCTCTGTGACTGGCAATGCGCCTCAAAAGGGCATTGGGCGAGGGATGTTGCTTTTGCCGTTTCCGCCGGGCTGACCACTGAAAACCGCCGGGCCTGGGAAAAGGATCTGCTGGCTCGCTATCTTGATCGATTGCACGAACATACGGGGGTTCGGCTGGACCTGAATCAAAGCTGGAATCTTTATCGACAGCAAATTCTTCAGGCGTTTTGGAACTGGACCATCACCCTGTGCCACTCTCCGCTTCTGCCGAACATGCAGACAGAAGAGACGACCCTTACCAATATTCAACGAATTGCGGCGGCGATTTCGGATTTGGGATGCCTTGACAGCTTTTAA
- a CDS encoding tetratricopeptide repeat protein: MRTLWVGRIKRLAVTALIVGLFGCGSIPTRTNFSSEASVEERPSGAAYYLFTAAQLEKKNGALDRAIVLMKKAIEVDPQTSFLKYELAMLLLSQQDQEGALLVLEGVLEKVPPHIESLMMIGRINQSLNRMEAAQRAYERVIAVDPTREDVYVLLGKIYIDAGQLDKALSTYERLVAKYPASYLGYFFLGKILAEQGNVAAAEEKFLQTLELAPELEEPNYELIKLYDKQGRLDKKLAVYEDILKKNPDNIEIMMELALFYQKGGKRNRANEILLNLGLRSETDRTVIPILARQYIEQEAFDDAAVLLEGMLKGAPESSDIHYLLGVTQDERQDKTAAIGYLGKVKPSSRFYQNAVVHMAFIFQELGDIPEAIAVIKAALSTIAPNSELLLYFGSFYEETENYDEAEAAFLKGLEIDPDNANIHFRMGVLYDKRGNRKACIEEMKKAIALDPKHAGALNYLGYTYAEMGIELDQAETLALRAMESQPDDGYITDTLGWVYYKKGQFEKAVNVLEAAVSLVPEDPIILEHLGDAYLKVNNKKKAIELYERSLLKENKNQQAIKEKIRFLKK, encoded by the coding sequence ATGAGAACATTGTGGGTAGGAAGAATCAAGAGGCTTGCTGTTACGGCGCTGATTGTTGGGTTATTCGGATGCGGTTCGATACCGACGCGAACGAATTTTTCTTCGGAAGCTTCCGTCGAAGAGAGGCCATCGGGTGCGGCCTATTACCTTTTTACGGCCGCTCAGCTTGAAAAGAAAAACGGTGCGTTGGATCGCGCCATAGTGCTGATGAAAAAGGCCATTGAGGTGGACCCTCAGACAAGCTTTCTCAAGTACGAACTGGCGATGTTGCTTCTCTCGCAACAGGATCAGGAAGGTGCGCTTCTCGTTCTTGAAGGTGTGCTTGAAAAAGTTCCGCCGCATATTGAGAGCTTGATGATGATCGGCCGCATCAATCAGAGCCTGAACCGCATGGAGGCCGCTCAGCGCGCTTATGAGCGCGTCATTGCCGTAGATCCGACACGCGAGGATGTTTATGTCCTGCTGGGAAAGATTTACATCGATGCCGGTCAATTGGATAAAGCCTTAAGCACTTATGAGCGGCTGGTGGCCAAGTACCCGGCGTCCTACCTGGGATATTTTTTTCTCGGCAAGATTCTTGCCGAACAAGGCAACGTGGCCGCTGCCGAGGAAAAATTTCTTCAGACCCTTGAATTGGCGCCGGAGTTGGAAGAGCCGAATTACGAGTTGATCAAGCTTTACGACAAACAGGGGCGACTGGATAAAAAGCTTGCTGTTTATGAAGATATCCTGAAAAAGAATCCGGATAATATTGAAATCATGATGGAACTGGCGCTTTTTTATCAAAAAGGCGGAAAGCGGAACCGGGCGAATGAAATTCTTTTGAATCTGGGTCTGCGCAGCGAAACCGATCGAACGGTCATTCCCATTCTTGCGCGGCAATACATTGAGCAGGAGGCATTTGATGATGCGGCGGTCCTTTTGGAAGGGATGCTCAAGGGGGCGCCGGAAAGCTCGGATATTCATTATCTGTTAGGTGTCACTCAGGATGAAAGACAGGACAAAACCGCTGCTATCGGGTATTTAGGAAAAGTGAAGCCGAGTTCCCGCTTTTACCAGAATGCCGTTGTGCATATGGCGTTTATCTTTCAGGAGCTGGGCGATATTCCGGAAGCGATCGCCGTAATCAAGGCGGCATTATCAACCATCGCGCCGAATTCGGAATTGCTGCTCTATTTCGGCTCGTTTTATGAGGAGACGGAAAATTATGATGAAGCCGAAGCCGCGTTTCTAAAAGGGCTTGAGATAGATCCGGACAATGCCAACATTCATTTTCGCATGGGCGTGCTCTATGACAAACGGGGAAACCGCAAGGCTTGTATCGAGGAAATGAAAAAAGCCATCGCGTTAGACCCCAAGCATGCCGGTGCCTTAAATTATCTGGGATACACCTACGCTGAAATGGGCATCGAGCTGGACCAGGCAGAAACACTTGCTCTCAGGGCCATGGAAAGCCAGCCTGATGACGGCTATATTACGGACACGCTCGGCTGGGTGTATTATAAAAAAGGCCAATTTGAAAAAGCTGTAAATGTTTTGGAAGCGGCTGTTTCCCTGGTGCCGGAAGACCCGATCATCTTAGAGCATCTTGGAGATGCCTACCTCAAAGTCAATAACAAAAAAAAAGCGATAGAATTATATGAACGGTCGCTATTGAAAGAAAATAAGAATCAACAAGCAATCAAAGAAAAAATTCGGTTCTTGAAAAAATAA
- a CDS encoding DUF3786 domain-containing protein produces MPKPKNAITIFQLLDKSNCRECGEKTCMAFAGAVFTGRRHLHECPKLDPKVVEAHSEAVQQAFDAEQNREEYLDQLKNQLKEIDLEAAARRTGGRFENGRLTIKVMGKDFSVTAAGTFSTDIHVNPWVAAPLLYYVLHGKGLSPADDWRSFRELEGGRERYPLFQKRCEEPIKQVADSYTDLFNDMVHIFSGRQVEQQFESDISVVLHPLPKVPLMVCYWLPEEGMQSSLNLFFDRTADQNLDIGSIFSIGAGLAQMFVRMAQRHGFALTL; encoded by the coding sequence ATGCCGAAACCGAAAAACGCTATCACCATTTTTCAACTCCTGGATAAATCCAACTGCCGGGAATGTGGAGAGAAAACCTGTATGGCGTTTGCCGGTGCTGTATTCACCGGGCGGCGTCATCTGCATGAATGCCCGAAACTGGACCCAAAAGTCGTTGAAGCCCATTCCGAAGCGGTTCAACAGGCCTTCGATGCGGAGCAAAACCGTGAGGAATATCTGGACCAGCTTAAGAATCAACTCAAGGAGATTGATCTGGAAGCGGCTGCCCGGCGCACCGGCGGGCGCTTTGAAAACGGCCGGCTCACGATTAAAGTCATGGGAAAAGATTTCAGCGTCACCGCCGCAGGGACGTTTTCAACGGATATTCATGTCAACCCATGGGTAGCCGCACCGCTTCTTTATTACGTGTTGCATGGAAAGGGGCTGTCTCCCGCCGACGACTGGCGTTCATTTCGGGAACTTGAGGGCGGAAGGGAACGTTACCCGCTGTTTCAGAAGCGCTGCGAAGAACCCATCAAACAGGTAGCCGATAGCTACACCGATCTTTTTAACGATATGGTGCATATCTTCAGCGGCAGGCAGGTGGAACAGCAGTTTGAATCCGATATTTCCGTCGTGTTGCATCCGCTGCCGAAGGTGCCGCTGATGGTGTGTTACTGGCTGCCCGAAGAGGGAATGCAATCCAGTCTCAATCTGTTTTTTGACCGGACTGCCGATCAAAACCTGGATATCGGCTCAATCTTCAGCATCGGCGCCGGACTGGCCCAAATGTTTGTCCGAATGGCTCAGCGTCATGGATTTGCGCTTACCCTGTAG
- a CDS encoding Mrp/NBP35 family ATP-binding protein: MTDNHKQENNCSSGGCSGGAAAALQKAVLEKPLAHIRHKLMVMSGKGGVGKSSVACNLAVELGRRGYRVGLMDVDLHGPSIAGMMGLTGLLEITNKRRVIPKLTQDNVKVISMQSLLPDRDRAVIWRGPAKHGVIRQFISDVQWGELDFLVIDAPPGTGDEPLSVVQSIPEAKAVIVTTPQEVALADVRKSINFCRTVRLDIAGMVENMGPFPCPCCNRIIAPFQEGGGKKMALSESINFLGTLPFDPKVVQACDTGVPIIGHDPRSAFSVALAKCVDTLLASL, translated from the coding sequence ATGACAGACAATCATAAACAGGAAAACAATTGCAGCAGTGGCGGTTGCAGCGGGGGCGCCGCCGCCGCGCTTCAAAAAGCGGTCTTGGAAAAACCCCTTGCCCATATTCGGCACAAACTTATGGTGATGAGCGGAAAGGGCGGTGTGGGAAAAAGCAGTGTGGCGTGTAATTTGGCCGTGGAACTGGGGCGAAGGGGGTATCGCGTCGGCTTGATGGATGTGGATTTGCATGGCCCGAGCATTGCCGGTATGATGGGGCTGACGGGTTTGCTGGAAATCACCAATAAACGCAGAGTGATACCGAAATTAACCCAAGACAATGTAAAAGTTATTTCTATGCAATCCCTTTTGCCGGACAGGGATCGGGCGGTCATTTGGCGTGGTCCGGCAAAGCACGGTGTGATTCGCCAGTTCATCAGCGATGTCCAGTGGGGCGAACTCGACTTTTTGGTGATTGATGCGCCGCCGGGCACCGGGGATGAACCGCTGAGTGTCGTACAGTCGATTCCCGAGGCCAAAGCCGTGATCGTGACGACTCCGCAGGAAGTCGCCCTCGCGGATGTTCGAAAGTCCATTAACTTTTGCCGGACCGTGCGGCTGGATATCGCGGGCATGGTGGAAAATATGGGACCTTTTCCCTGCCCCTGCTGTAACCGGATCATTGCGCCGTTTCAGGAGGGCGGTGGAAAGAAAATGGCCCTGAGCGAGTCCATCAATTTTTTAGGGACGCTTCCATTTGATCCCAAGGTGGTCCAGGCCTGTGACACGGGTGTGCCCATCATCGGTCACGACCCCCGAAGCGCGTTTTCCGTCGCCCTGGCGAAATGTGTGGATACCCTATTGGCATCGTTATAA